One Streptomyces sp. NBC_00223 genomic window carries:
- a CDS encoding acyl-CoA mutase large subunit family protein — protein sequence MTRESESGLPIEPVYGPEALDGWDAGEKLGEPGRFPFTRGVYPSMYTGRPWTMRQYAGFGTASESNARYKQLIANGTMGLSVAFDLPTQMGHDSDAAIASGEVGKVGVAIDSVEDMRVLFDGIPLDKVSTSMTINAPAALLLLMYQLVGEEQGVTAGALTGTIQNDVLKEYIARGTYIFPPKPSLRLIADIFAYCRTEIPKWNTISISGYHMAEAGASPAQEIAFTLADGIEYVRTALAAGMEVDDFAPRLSFFFVARTTILEEVAKFRAARRIWARVMREEFGAKNPKSLMLRFHTQTAGVQLTAQQPEVNLVRVAVQGLAAVLGGTQSLHTNSFDEAIALPTDKSARLALRTQQVLAYETDVTATVDPFAGSYVVEKMTDDVEAAALELMAKVEDLGGAVTAIEHGFQKSEIERNAYRIALETDAGERIVVGVNRFKLDEEEPYEPLRVDPAIEAQQAERLRVLREARDQDAVDHALDLLRKAAEGTDNVLYPMKDALRARATVGEVCNALREVWGTYIPTDAF from the coding sequence ATGACGCGCGAGTCGGAGTCCGGTCTGCCGATCGAACCGGTGTACGGTCCTGAGGCGCTGGACGGCTGGGACGCCGGGGAGAAGCTGGGCGAGCCGGGCCGTTTCCCGTTCACCCGGGGCGTGTACCCCTCGATGTACACCGGCCGGCCGTGGACGATGCGGCAGTACGCCGGATTCGGCACGGCCTCGGAGTCCAACGCCCGCTACAAGCAGCTCATCGCCAACGGCACCATGGGTCTGTCGGTGGCCTTCGACCTGCCCACCCAGATGGGCCACGACTCCGACGCGGCCATCGCCTCCGGCGAGGTCGGCAAGGTCGGGGTCGCGATCGACTCGGTCGAGGACATGCGGGTGCTCTTCGACGGCATCCCGCTGGACAAGGTCTCCACCTCGATGACGATCAACGCGCCCGCCGCGCTGCTGCTGCTGATGTACCAGCTGGTCGGCGAGGAGCAGGGCGTGACCGCGGGCGCGCTCACCGGCACGATCCAGAACGACGTGCTCAAGGAGTACATCGCCCGCGGCACGTACATCTTCCCGCCCAAGCCCTCGCTGCGGCTGATCGCGGACATCTTCGCCTACTGCCGTACCGAGATCCCCAAGTGGAACACCATCTCGATCTCCGGCTACCACATGGCCGAGGCGGGGGCCTCCCCGGCGCAGGAGATCGCCTTCACGCTGGCCGACGGCATCGAGTACGTCCGTACCGCGCTGGCCGCGGGCATGGAGGTGGACGACTTCGCGCCGCGGCTGTCGTTCTTCTTCGTGGCGCGCACCACGATCCTGGAGGAGGTCGCCAAGTTCCGCGCGGCCCGCAGGATCTGGGCCCGGGTGATGCGCGAGGAGTTCGGCGCGAAGAACCCCAAGTCGCTGATGCTGCGCTTCCACACCCAGACCGCCGGTGTCCAGCTCACCGCCCAGCAGCCCGAGGTCAATCTCGTCCGCGTCGCCGTGCAGGGCCTGGCCGCGGTCCTCGGCGGTACCCAGTCGCTGCACACCAACTCCTTCGACGAGGCCATCGCGCTGCCCACCGACAAGTCCGCCCGCCTCGCACTGCGCACCCAGCAGGTGCTGGCCTACGAGACGGACGTCACCGCGACGGTCGACCCGTTCGCCGGCAGCTATGTCGTGGAGAAGATGACCGACGACGTCGAGGCCGCGGCGCTGGAGCTGATGGCCAAGGTCGAGGACCTGGGCGGGGCGGTCACCGCGATCGAGCACGGCTTCCAGAAGTCCGAGATCGAGCGCAACGCCTACCGCATCGCGCTGGAGACCGACGCGGGTGAGCGCATCGTGGTCGGGGTGAACCGCTTCAAGCTCGACGAGGAGGAGCCCTACGAGCCGCTGCGGGTCGACCCCGCGATCGAGGCCCAGCAGGCCGAACGGCTCAGGGTGCTGCGCGAGGCCCGCGACCAGGACGCCGTCGACCACGCCCTGGACCTGCTGCGCAAGGCGGCGGAGGGCACGGACAACGTGCTCTACCCGATGAAGGACGCGCTGCGGGCCCGGGCCACGGTGGGCGAGGTCTGCAACGCGCTGCGCGAGGTGTGGGGCACGTACATCCCCACCGACGCCTTCTGA
- a CDS encoding SCO1431 family membrane protein encodes MSDYATPRADARTGGPKPRDRKDLVEQVVGWTLAVLVAMFVVQLHLM; translated from the coding sequence GTGAGCGACTACGCCACACCCCGCGCCGACGCCCGTACCGGCGGGCCGAAGCCGCGCGACCGCAAGGATCTCGTCGAGCAGGTGGTGGGCTGGACGCTCGCCGTCCTGGTGGCGATGTTCGTCGTGCAGCTCCACCTCATGTGA
- a CDS encoding TetR/AcrR family transcriptional regulator: MSDITRGRLREPTRAEEILAVGLRDEKRRQTRRHIAEVATGLFLEQGFARVTIAEVARTAEVSVNTVYTYFPSKEDLVFYPEEASAERMVQMVRDRAPGRSAAAAVLSALRRELRDGERMPGLAQGFGRFLEMVRAEPTLAVRLDSIAREMVDALAATLAAETGAAPGDRVPRLVAAQLGWVQEQLFREIGERTRAGQDPASVSAAGLALLDSVEELLSPKVLAYATR; the protein is encoded by the coding sequence GTGAGCGACATCACCCGCGGAAGGCTGCGCGAACCGACACGCGCCGAGGAGATCCTCGCCGTCGGACTGCGGGACGAGAAGAGACGCCAGACCCGGCGGCACATCGCCGAGGTCGCCACCGGGCTGTTCCTCGAACAGGGCTTCGCCCGGGTGACGATCGCGGAGGTGGCCAGGACCGCCGAGGTCTCCGTCAACACCGTCTACACGTACTTCCCCTCCAAGGAAGACCTGGTCTTCTACCCCGAGGAGGCGTCCGCGGAGCGGATGGTGCAGATGGTCCGCGACCGCGCGCCGGGCCGTTCGGCGGCCGCCGCGGTGCTCTCCGCGCTGCGCCGCGAACTGCGGGACGGCGAGCGGATGCCGGGCCTCGCCCAGGGCTTCGGCCGGTTCCTCGAAATGGTCCGCGCCGAGCCGACGCTCGCGGTGCGACTGGACTCGATAGCGCGCGAGATGGTCGACGCGCTGGCGGCGACGCTCGCCGCCGAGACGGGCGCGGCGCCCGGCGACCGGGTGCCGCGGCTGGTGGCCGCGCAACTGGGCTGGGTGCAGGAGCAGCTCTTCCGCGAGATCGGCGAGCGCACCCGCGCCGGCCAGGACCCGGCCTCGGTCTCGGCGGCCGGCCTGGCGCTGCTGGACAGCGTCGAGGAGCTGCTGAGCCCGAAGGTGCTGGCGTACGCGACCCGCTGA
- a CDS encoding DUF6716 putative glycosyltransferase — MPIRNTDPLRVTVIADSDTRWKWGALTARRVDADARLDARLLRGRATPTPRQLAELGIPADSMVERTAAELLAEVGTDTCDMVVLSCVGGTVQALLHGFSRAWAGRPDRPVVVTGYVGVVYEKLADGLLLRAGADVVLANSAEDAERFRDVYEGVGHPTGSITETALPFLGGDRYRPDDGRRFTVTFAVQPSAPEGRADRTYLLRRAVEHARRRPEREVLVKLRSKPGEHTTHIEEHPYQRLVAALDPPENVSLVYGNMGEVLDRTDLLVTVSSTAALESLHRAIPTAILTDLGVREALGNHHFLGSGCYASWDELDDGHLPSADPLWTAAHGVGGGDPYAALRSRVDALLDAPELPPLAPYYTLRTAPGYLPGVLARHGLDPKGEPVAGLAPREAGPVRTAVREIVRNSARTAYRQGVQRVAPAIRRWGQL; from the coding sequence GTGCCCATCCGTAACACCGACCCGCTGCGGGTCACCGTGATCGCCGACTCGGACACCCGGTGGAAATGGGGTGCGCTGACCGCGCGCCGCGTCGACGCCGACGCCCGGCTCGACGCGCGGCTGCTCCGCGGCCGGGCCACGCCGACCCCGCGCCAGCTCGCCGAACTCGGCATACCCGCCGACTCCATGGTCGAGCGGACCGCCGCGGAGCTGCTGGCCGAAGTGGGCACCGACACCTGCGACATGGTCGTGCTCTCCTGCGTCGGCGGCACCGTCCAGGCCCTGCTGCACGGCTTCTCCCGGGCCTGGGCCGGCCGGCCGGACCGCCCGGTCGTGGTCACCGGGTACGTCGGGGTGGTCTACGAGAAGCTCGCCGACGGTCTGCTGCTGCGGGCCGGGGCCGATGTCGTCCTGGCCAACAGCGCCGAGGACGCCGAGCGGTTCCGGGACGTCTACGAAGGGGTCGGCCACCCGACCGGCAGCATCACCGAGACCGCGCTGCCCTTCCTCGGCGGCGACCGCTACCGCCCGGACGACGGGCGGCGGTTCACCGTCACCTTCGCCGTACAGCCCTCCGCGCCCGAGGGCCGCGCCGACCGGACGTATCTGCTGCGGCGGGCCGTCGAGCACGCCAGGCGGCGCCCGGAGCGCGAGGTGCTGGTCAAGCTGCGCAGCAAGCCGGGGGAGCACACCACGCACATCGAGGAGCACCCGTACCAGCGGCTGGTGGCCGCCCTCGACCCGCCGGAGAACGTCTCGCTCGTCTACGGGAACATGGGCGAAGTCCTCGACCGCACCGACCTGTTGGTGACGGTCAGCTCGACCGCAGCCCTGGAGTCGCTGCACCGCGCGATCCCCACGGCGATCCTCACCGACCTGGGCGTCCGCGAGGCGCTGGGCAACCACCACTTCCTCGGCTCCGGGTGCTACGCCTCCTGGGACGAGCTGGACGACGGCCATCTGCCGTCGGCCGACCCGCTGTGGACCGCCGCGCACGGGGTGGGCGGCGGCGACCCCTACGCAGCCCTGCGCTCCCGGGTCGACGCGCTGCTCGACGCGCCCGAACTGCCGCCGCTGGCCCCGTACTACACGCTGCGCACGGCCCCCGGCTACCTCCCCGGGGTGCTGGCCCGGCACGGCCTGGACCCCAAGGGCGAGCCCGTCGCCGGACTCGCCCCCCGCGAGGCGGGCCCGGTCCGCACGGCGGTACGCGAGATCGTCCGCAACTCCGCCCGCACCGCCTACCGCCAGGGCGTCCAACGCGTCGCCCCGGCCATCCGCCGCTGGGGCCAACTGTGA
- a CDS encoding acylneuraminate cytidylyltransferase yields MTSAQPRAVADGGPRVLAVVPARGGSKGVPGKNLAPVGGIPLVARAIRACAGARRVTDVVVSTDDAAIAEVARAAGAAVVLRPAAIAGDTATSEAAVTHAMDAHEAMTGAAADVVLLVQCTSPFVTAEEIDAVAAAVTEDGADTAHTVAPFHGFVWRASEDPEGAHGVNHNRATRPRRQDRPQDLLETGAAYAMRADGFRAAGHRFFGRTTLVRTDPARVLEIDDPADLERARALAPLLDAAAATTPTRDDIDAVVLDFDGTQTDDRVSIDSDGRETVTVHRGDGLGIAALRRAGLPVLILSTETNPVVAARARKLGVPVLHGIDRKDLALKQWCEEHGVAPERVLYAGNDVNDLPCFGMVGWPVAVAGAHDVVRAAARAVTAADGGRGAIREIAAWLLGPTLAR; encoded by the coding sequence ATGACGAGCGCACAACCCCGAGCGGTGGCGGACGGAGGGCCGCGGGTGCTGGCCGTCGTACCGGCCCGCGGCGGCTCCAAGGGGGTGCCCGGCAAGAACCTCGCGCCCGTCGGCGGCATACCGCTGGTGGCCCGCGCGATACGGGCCTGCGCCGGCGCCCGCCGGGTGACCGACGTGGTCGTCTCCACCGACGACGCCGCGATCGCCGAGGTCGCCCGCGCGGCCGGCGCCGCCGTCGTACTGCGGCCCGCGGCCATCGCGGGGGACACCGCGACCAGCGAGGCCGCCGTCACGCACGCCATGGACGCCCACGAGGCGATGACCGGCGCCGCCGCCGACGTCGTCCTGCTGGTCCAGTGCACCAGCCCCTTCGTCACCGCCGAGGAGATCGACGCCGTGGCGGCCGCGGTCACCGAGGACGGCGCCGACACCGCGCACACCGTCGCGCCCTTCCACGGCTTCGTGTGGCGCGCGTCCGAGGACCCCGAGGGCGCGCACGGCGTCAACCACAACCGCGCCACCCGCCCCCGTCGCCAGGACCGCCCGCAGGACCTGCTGGAGACCGGAGCCGCGTACGCCATGCGCGCCGACGGCTTCCGCGCGGCGGGCCACCGCTTCTTCGGCCGTACCACCCTGGTGCGCACCGACCCCGCGCGCGTGCTGGAGATCGACGACCCCGCCGACCTCGAACGCGCCCGCGCCCTGGCGCCGTTGCTCGACGCGGCGGCCGCCACCACCCCGACCCGCGACGACATCGACGCGGTCGTACTCGACTTCGACGGCACCCAGACCGACGACCGGGTGTCGATCGACTCCGACGGACGCGAGACCGTCACCGTGCACCGCGGCGACGGGCTCGGGATCGCGGCCCTGCGCCGCGCGGGCCTGCCCGTCCTCATCCTGTCCACCGAGACCAACCCGGTCGTCGCCGCCCGCGCCCGCAAGCTCGGCGTGCCCGTGCTGCACGGCATCGACCGCAAGGACCTCGCGCTCAAGCAGTGGTGCGAGGAGCACGGCGTCGCGCCCGAGCGGGTGCTCTACGCGGGCAACGACGTCAACGACCTGCCCTGCTTCGGCATGGTCGGCTGGCCCGTCGCGGTCGCCGGCGCCCACGACGTGGTACGGGCCGCGGCCCGCGCCGT